In the Arachis ipaensis cultivar K30076 chromosome B10, Araip1.1, whole genome shotgun sequence genome, one interval contains:
- the LOC107620839 gene encoding uncharacterized protein LOC107620839 — protein sequence MTPPRHGAPLKLYVSASEVTIGGMLAQEDENGNEKVIYYLSHVLNDVESRYSPIEKLCLTLYFSCLKLKYYLIPRNVYVISKFDVLKYMLSTPILHGRLGKWMLALAKFSLHFVPARAVKGQVLADFLVDHPCIDIDESLLDFVGLVPWKLYFDGSCHKGGVGIGILIISPSGEPSKFLFELNYSCSNNEAEYEALIMGLKLLLERGVKNVKIFGDSQLVVRQVSLEYRCVSENLRKYFNVATELLSKFDNVIVSHVPRELNQETNELAQIASRYKIKSSTLEN from the coding sequence ATGACACCTCCAAGGCACGGAGCACCTCTAAAACTTTACGTGTCAGCTTCTGAAGTAACAATTGGTGGAATGCTGGCTCAAGAAGATGAGAATGGTAATGAAAAAGTGATTTATTACCTAAGTCATGTGCTAAATGATGTTGAGAGTCGTTATTCTCCAATTGAGAAACTTTGTTTAactttatatttttcttgtttaaaaCTTAAGTACTATTTAATTCCTAGGAATGTTTATGtaatttctaagtttgatgttcttaAATATATGTTGTCTACTCCAATATTGCATGGTAGACTAGGAAAATGGATGTTGGCCTTAGCAAAATTTTCTTTACATTTTGTTCCTGCAAGAGCCGTTAAGGGTCAGGTTCTAGCTGATTTCCTGGTTGACCATCCTTGTATTGACATTGATGAGAGTTTACTGGATTTCGTTGGTTTGGTGCCTTGGAAATTATATTTTGACGGTTCATGCCATAAGGGTGGTGTTGGTATAGGAATTTTAATTATTTCTCCAAGTGGCGAGCCAAGTAAATTTctctttgaattgaattattcatGTTCCAACAATGAGGCAGAGTATGAAGCGTTAATAATGGGACTGAAATTATTATTAGAAAGAGGAGTTAAAAATGTGAAAATTTTTGGAGATTCACAGCTTGTAGTCCGTCAAGTATCACTTGAATATAGGTGTGTTAGTGAAAATTTAAGAAAGTATTTCAATGTGGCTACAGAGTTGTTGAGTAAATTTGATAATGTCATTGTAAGCCATGTTCCAAGGGAGTTAAATCAAGAAACAAATGAATTAGCTCAAATTGCTTCAAGATATAAGATCAAGTCCTCAACACTAGAAAATTAG
- the LOC107620841 gene encoding uncharacterized protein LOC107620841, translating into MFIGENVMEYVKSRDIKMLSCMPYYAQANGQVEAANKILIALIKKYIGMQPRNWYQTLSQVLWAYRNSPRGSTGTTLYKLVYGHDAVLPNDINLQSIRVARQDEIPVVDYWNSLHDELNELDDERLRALERVIQQKEIMSKSYNRRVKAKIFAVEDLVWKTILPIEKKSKNLW; encoded by the coding sequence ATGTTTATTGGGGAAAATGTTATGGAATATGTCAAGTCTAGGGATATAAAAATGCTTTCTTGTATGCCGTATTatgcccaagccaatggacaagtggAGGCAGCGAATAAAATTCTgattgcattaattaaaaaatacattGGAATGCAGCCAAGAAATTGGTACCAAACTCTCAGTCAAGTTCTTTGGGCTTACCGAAATTCTCCAAGAGGTTCTACTGGAACCACCCTGTATAAGTTAGTTTACGGTCATGATGCGGTATTGCCAAATGATATTAATCTGCAAAGTATAAGGGTGGCTAGACAAGATGAGATACCAGTAGTGGATTATTGGAATTCTTTGCATGATGAGCTCAATGAACTAGATGACGAAAGGTTGAGAGCTTTAGAGCGGGTGATTCAACAAAAAGAGATTATGTCAAAATCATACAATCGCCGTGTTAAAGCAAAGATATTTGCAGTTGAAGATTTAGTGTGGAAAACAATTTTGCCTATAGAAAAAAAGTCAAAAAACTTATGGTAA